The Spirosoma oryzicola region CCCGGAACCTGCTGGCTCCGGGCTTTTCAAGAACGTATCAGAAACGGATTACTTATTTGAGCTATCACTCAGGTTCGTTCCGTATTTCATTTCGCCACGATCTTTCTCAACGGCTGAACGACCTTCTTTCATCCAGATTGGCATAGCCGCGTCTTTCAAGTAATAATCGAAGAACTGATACAATCGGATGCTCAAATCTTTGGCGTTGTGCCGCTGGGTCAGGTTGTGGCCTTCACCGTTGTAGACCAGCATCCAGACGGGTTTGTTCAACCGACGTAGTGCCGTAAACATTTCGATACCCTGGTACCAGGGGACGGCTCCGTCGGCATCGTTGTGGGTCATCATCAACGGCGTTTCAATCCGATTGGCGAAGAAAAGCGGAGAGTTCTCGATGTAATTCATGGGCTTATCCCAGAGCGTTCCCCCAATTCGGCTCTGCGTCTTTTCGTACTGGAATTGGCGAACCAGTCCCGTTTCCCACCGGATACCACCGTAGGCCGAGGTCATATTCGCCACCGGAGCGCCCGCTTCAGCCGCCCGGAACAGGTTGGTACGCGTGATGATGTATGCAGTTTGGTAACCGCCCCAGCTTTGCCCCTGAATACCTAGCCGGTTGCGATCAACGAAGCCTTTGTCAACTAAACTCAACACGCCCGGCACGATGCAATCATAAGCGTTGGGACCCGGCTGACCTGTTGTGTATACAATGTCCGGTACGAATACCAGATACCCGTTCGAAACGCAATACGGAATGTTAATGGTCGAACGGCTGGGAGCTGGAACCCGGTAATCATTCAGGGTTTCGGCGTTGCGCTCGTAGAAATACGTCAGCATGGGGTATTTCTTTTTCGGATCGAATCCTTCTGGTTTGAAAAGAAGGCCTTCGAGCTGAATCCCGTTCGTGCCCATCCATTTAACGATTTCGACGCTACCCCACCGAACGCTGTCCTGCTGTGGATTCACTCGGGTCAATTGTACGGGTGAAGCCAGTGTCGTGTCGGTCTGGAAAATGTTGATAGGTTCCTGGAAGTTGCCCCGGTAGAAGGTAACGACGGATGCGTTCTTCGCTTTGTTCAAGCCAAAGTAGCGGTGATTGCTGCGGGTAAGAACGGTTGGTTCGGCAACGGCCAGGCCATTTTTGCTTTTTAAAATGCCGGTTGCTTTGTCACTTTCCCAGATTCCGGTCAGGAACAACTCATTTTTCGGGTCAATGGCTTTTTCTGCCGAGCGCCGGAAAGGAGAATCATCGCTGTCGCTGTCGAGATCCGCACGACGCAGACGAATTTTGTTTTTGCGTCCCCAGCCAGCCGTTAGATTCGTTGGCTTTTCGCGGCCTGTTGGGTCGATCTGCCAGATGTCGTAACGGTCGTAGAGCCACACATACCGGTCGCCGGTTGTCCACCCTGCTGAACCGTAAGCACCGGGTAGGTTAGGCGTGTCGTGTTCTTCATCGAAGAATTTGCTGGGTAGACTGCGCGTCAGGTCAATCCGTTTGCTGTCGGCAATGGACCAGGCACGCCAGAGCGAATCCCGCTCATCGAACCAGTAGGCGTAGCTACCGCCGGGCGACAATCGGGGCTGCGACGCCATAATGTCATTGGCAATCCGCTTCTTTTCGCCGGTCTGGGTATCAATCAGGTATAAATCAGTATGACCGGGGTCCCACGACGCTTGTACCTGATAAGGCAGGTCGCTTAGGCCAAGTAAGTAGCGTGTACTCTTTTTCTCGTCGAACGTAACCGTCGGAATTTCGCGATTGGCCAAGGGTATTACTTTGTCCGCTGCCAAATCGTAAAGCGTAAGAAACCCCCGCTCTTTTTCTTCCTTAAGCCGACGTTGCTGCATGGGTTGCAGGCGGCTATCTGTCCAGGTCCAGATGTCCATCTTGACTTTCTCATCGTCGGGCGTCAGCGTATCTTTTGTGGGCTTCGGCGGAATCGGTGACGAAGAGAAATAAAGCCGTTTGCCATCCTCCGAGAACTTAGGCTCCCGGAACTCGTTGACCGACCATCCTTTCGGTAAAGCTTTTGTCGTTGTATCGACCACCGTGCGGAAAGGTGCTTCTGTTACGGGTGTTTTGCTTTTCTTTCCTTTGGCCGCAGCGGTTGCTGACAGGTTTTTATAATAGAGTGTAAAGACTTTTACGTCGGCACCGGCGCTATCTGCCGAAGCCATCCAGGCGAGTTGATCACCCGCTTTGTCGACGGCTAAGCCTTTGTAAATTTTTCGCTTCGAACTGGTATCGACCAGCATCGTCTGGCCGTTAGCCGTATTGAAAAGAAACACCCCCGGCACGGCATTACTCCCCGCTTTCAGCGAGTCGTTGGCGGATTCTTTGCTGTAGAAAATGGTACGGCCGTTATCCGAAACAACCACGTTGGAAACGTAACGAACGGTCTTCCGCGTGCCATCGGCCATGTTCAGGAGCGTCAGATCGTCGCCTTTCGGTTTTTTAACGGATCCTTTGCGCGTTGCTACGGTAGTGGTCGAAACGGGGGGGGCGGGCGTCAGCGTATCTTTTGTAGCAACGGGCTTCGTCGCGGGCGTTTCCCGACTTTCCTGGCGTACCTGCACAATCGCCAGCCACGACCCCGCATCTTTCCCGAACGCATAGGACTTTACGTTTGGCATCTTGGTTGGCTTACCCGTTGCCAGGTTCAGGACCAGCAGACTGTCCTTGGGCATTTCGTCCGGCTTTTTCTTTTTCAGTTTAGCCTTTTTTGTGTCGGCTGCCAAAGCCTTTACTTTCATAACCAGAAACTTGCTGTCGGACGTAAACTGGGCCATGTAACCACGCGGGAAAACGTAATGAGTCCGGTTAGCACCCGATCCGGTGCTGGTAACTTCAAGGCGTCCGTCGCCTTCCTGTGGATCGATCTGGTAGGCAATCCAGCGGCCGTCGTTCGATAGTTTCTCCGACCGAACGCTTTGCCAGCGATCATAATCACTAGCATTCAATGGCCGCTTGGTGGTCTGGGCAAATAGCGAACTGGAGAGTAATAAGCAAAAGAGAAGTCGATTGAAGAAGGTCATACATGAGGAATGTTACAACCAACGAAAATACTGAAAAATTAATTAGCAGGCAGATATTATTAGGTGTGAGTATATAGAATATATGAATTGTGCTATTGCAACAACGGAGTCACAGTAATTATACTTATAGATTTGGCTACGCACGAAAACTAATGAGAACTGATCTTTATAAGAGGGTTTAGATCGGTCGTCGAACAGACCCGCGTCAATCAATTCTTACTACATGCTGACGAATGGCAAGAACTGGTTGACACGGATTATAACTAACGCAATTGGACTACCCGCGGATGAGTTCTGCCAGACCTACACCCGAATCAGCTGCACCGTAGTAAACCCAGATGCGCCCGTCGGGCCATTGTATCCAGCCATTGGAAAATACCACATTCGGGAAAAAGCCTTCGCGCTCCCACGGTAGCTCAGGCGTCAACAGGGGAGCGTCGGAACGGTCAATTACCCGTGCGGGATCGTCTTTGTCGAGTAAGGCTAAGGCCAGCGCATACGAATGCGTCGGATCGGCTCCGTGGTAGCACAGCAGCCAGCCTTCGTCGGTCAGAATAGGTTCCGGACCCGCACCAATCTTGCCGCCTTCCCAAGCAAACGGATTATCAGGTAAACCCCGACCACCAAACAAAAACCGATGATTCCCCCAATGAACGCCATCGGTCGATTCGGCCAGCCAAATGGAAGGTTTGCCAATTTCGGAGACCATAGGCCGGTGCAACAGCATGTACTTCCCGTTGATGCGCTGCGGAAATAAAGCAACGTCTTTGTTCGGTGGAGGCAAAATCATACCCACGCGCTCGACCGTTCTAAAATCGGTGGTTACGGCTAACCCCACGCCGGGTCCATGTTCAGATACCGCCGTGTAGGTGATCCAGTATTTTCCTTCCAGGAACGTAATGCGCGCGTCTTCCACGCCAAAGGATTCATCCATCCGGGCCGGGAACAGAAAAGGCTTTTCGTCAATCGTAAAATGAATGCCGTCGCGGCTACGGGCAATGCGCAAATGGCTCAACGAAGTCAGATACACTTTGCCTTCAAGGGACACCACACGAGGGTCGTAGGGGTATGCAGGCTCCGCAAACTGTTTGACGGTTAAAACCGGAATGCCGTCTTGTTCTTCGATAAGCGGTACGGCAATAAAGCCTTTTTCGGAACGGGGCGCTTCGGCAACGCGCAAAAGCAGAATGACTTCATCGCCTACCAAACAGGCTGCGGGATTGAAAGCGCCAAGAACCTCAAATCCGTCGACGGAAGGCTTAACATCACTTGTTTTCAGGATTGGCTGGCCGGATAATCGGCGAAGCTGGTAATTTTTCATCAGAAATTTTTCAGGTTGTCATTCGTAAATTTCTGTGTATCATTTAGAGACAGTTAGTTCAGGATTGTCTTTTTATCAACTCGAAATCCACCCTGGTGTTTATATCCGTTTAGTCAATAAATTTACGACGCGGCTAACCTTCCAGCAAAGAGCCGCGTTATGACGTTTGAAATCACTTAATAGACTCTTTCTACCATGATTTACCAGCCAACGTTTGATCAGGACGAAGACGTGCTGATGTTGAACCCCGACCCTGAAACTGCCGCCTTTGACGACGAGGATGACGACGACTTCGACGGAGCCGAATTTGACGACCTGGGCTCCGGGGCTACCAGCGGTTACGGCGAAGACGACCTAGCTGACATTGAAGACGAGTTCGATGATGACGATCTCGATCTTGATGAAGATTTAGACGACG contains the following coding sequences:
- a CDS encoding S9 family peptidase, which gives rise to MTFFNRLLFCLLLSSSLFAQTTKRPLNASDYDRWQSVRSEKLSNDGRWIAYQIDPQEGDGRLEVTSTGSGANRTHYVFPRGYMAQFTSDSKFLVMKVKALAADTKKAKLKKKKPDEMPKDSLLVLNLATGKPTKMPNVKSYAFGKDAGSWLAIVQVRQESRETPATKPVATKDTLTPAPPVSTTTVATRKGSVKKPKGDDLTLLNMADGTRKTVRYVSNVVVSDNGRTIFYSKESANDSLKAGSNAVPGVFLFNTANGQTMLVDTSSKRKIYKGLAVDKAGDQLAWMASADSAGADVKVFTLYYKNLSATAAAKGKKSKTPVTEAPFRTVVDTTTKALPKGWSVNEFREPKFSEDGKRLYFSSSPIPPKPTKDTLTPDDEKVKMDIWTWTDSRLQPMQQRRLKEEKERGFLTLYDLAADKVIPLANREIPTVTFDEKKSTRYLLGLSDLPYQVQASWDPGHTDLYLIDTQTGEKKRIANDIMASQPRLSPGGSYAYWFDERDSLWRAWSIADSKRIDLTRSLPSKFFDEEHDTPNLPGAYGSAGWTTGDRYVWLYDRYDIWQIDPTGREKPTNLTAGWGRKNKIRLRRADLDSDSDDSPFRRSAEKAIDPKNELFLTGIWESDKATGILKSKNGLAVAEPTVLTRSNHRYFGLNKAKNASVVTFYRGNFQEPINIFQTDTTLASPVQLTRVNPQQDSVRWGSVEIVKWMGTNGIQLEGLLFKPEGFDPKKKYPMLTYFYERNAETLNDYRVPAPSRSTINIPYCVSNGYLVFVPDIVYTTGQPGPNAYDCIVPGVLSLVDKGFVDRNRLGIQGQSWGGYQTAYIITRTNLFRAAEAGAPVANMTSAYGGIRWETGLVRQFQYEKTQSRIGGTLWDKPMNYIENSPLFFANRIETPLMMTHNDADGAVPWYQGIEMFTALRRLNKPVWMLVYNGEGHNLTQRHNAKDLSIRLYQFFDYYLKDAAMPIWMKEGRSAVEKDRGEMKYGTNLSDSSNK
- a CDS encoding glycoside hydrolase family 130 protein; translated protein: MKNYQLRRLSGQPILKTSDVKPSVDGFEVLGAFNPAACLVGDEVILLLRVAEAPRSEKGFIAVPLIEEQDGIPVLTVKQFAEPAYPYDPRVVSLEGKVYLTSLSHLRIARSRDGIHFTIDEKPFLFPARMDESFGVEDARITFLEGKYWITYTAVSEHGPGVGLAVTTDFRTVERVGMILPPPNKDVALFPQRINGKYMLLHRPMVSEIGKPSIWLAESTDGVHWGNHRFLFGGRGLPDNPFAWEGGKIGAGPEPILTDEGWLLCYHGADPTHSYALALALLDKDDPARVIDRSDAPLLTPELPWEREGFFPNVVFSNGWIQWPDGRIWVYYGAADSGVGLAELIRG
- a CDS encoding adhesin, with the protein product MIYQPTFDQDEDVLMLNPDPETAAFDDEDDDDFDGAEFDDLGSGATSGYGEDDLADIEDEFDDDDLDLDEDLDDDSIDDDLDDDSME